The sequence gttcgtAGAAAAACTAATTTCCCATCTCTGGAAGTAGAGTTTTATTTCAATTAccgaaagaagaaaaatccagaaacTAAATATCCTCAAGATCAAACCCTTTGCTTTTCATGTAATAGAACATTTTTAACACGTGAGTTTGTGGGAATAAAGCACTCCAGTTTTTTCTCCGAAATGGGAATCATGTCCCCATTTCAGTCTAATAAACCATTAGATTGACTGACGTGTTCTGTGTAACCAGCTGCAGACGTggacacgcaaacacacacccagCAAACAATAAGTCTGTGGACCAAGAAAACAGAGTGTGGCGAGTGTTTGcattttaagtgtgtgtgaCCAGGACAACCGGGTGCCCCACGTGGACCGACCTGCGTCAGAGCCCTTCATATCCTGGCATGCCAAAACACcatcatctttatttgtcaGAATTAATGTTTGATTTATGGTTAATGTTACACAGATGGAATACTAGATACATCTTGTGTGTGACTTAACACCCACTCTGTTTTACTTTGACAAGCCTGAGCCAAACAAAGcatgtgatgtttttctttttcttttttttttttcttttttttttgtcattgtttccTCTCTTGTGCTTAACAGATTCTTTTGGCTGCTTGCCACTCAAGTCTGCAGCTCATTCTTACTTCCTCATAAATGCAGGCTTGTGCATACAGGTTTATTCACCTGGGAAACTCAATAGGGAATTTACAGGAGACATtatgtgctgtgtttttttttttttttttttttttctttctttttttttggcaatatTAATTTTATATGACAGCTtgcaaaacactgaaaaaactgTTGGagtaaaattttttaaaaaaagttccaAGAAAAGCTATTTATCTCTGATCTTATCAAATTTATTCGACAGACCTGCCAGAAAACTTTCACACAAGCACATAATGAGGACAGTTAGTTTTGTTGCAGAATTTCGATCACCAAGTATACTACATGATGCAAAAGCACCTTAAACATAGCccaaaaagtaatgaaatttgTGTTTAGTGGACTTTTTTTGTTGACAGTGGTTCCTGGCTATAAATCTTGTACAGTTGGAAAACCTGTTTATtacctttttttaatgaagccAAATTTGTAAggaaatgcatttgtgggatgaatTGAGTGTTTAAGTTGTGCCCATGAAGAACTTGCTAAATACTCTCTGCCAACTTAATGATGATTGCAGCACTGATAGACTATCTGCTTTTGGTGGAGgtagtgtgatggtgtgggggtcACCTCTTCCTCACTGGAAAAAGAAGGCTTGTCACCAATGGAGGTAAACCCAATGCAGAGAGATATGAAGAATAGATTCTAAAACCAGTGACAATCCAACAAACATCAAATGTCATCATTTTTGGTTTAAAGTTTAGTTGGAAATCACCCATGGTTTCTCCACTCTTCAAAGGTGGCTGTGGCACGGATCCAAACTGCTACCGACCCATCTCCATACTTCCGTGTTTAGCCAGGGTCTTGGAGAAGCTAGTGTTTAAACAACTAAACTGCTTCCTTGACTCAAACCACATTCTATCTGACCTGCAGTCTGGCTTTCAGCCTGGCCATGGATGTATAACAGCCACCGCGAAGGTCCTGGATGATGTCATCACAGCACTAGACTCCAAGCAGGTCTGCTTAGCCACCTTTATTGACCTTGCCAAGgcatttgattcagttgacCATAAGATCCTTCTACAAAGGCTCTCCAGTATTggtctgtccatctcctgctgtgactggtactccagcttcctttctGACCGTGCCCAGTTagtgaaagcagaaaatacCATGTCAGAACCATTCATTATTTCCAAAGGTGTGCCTCAAGGGTCTATTTTGGGCCCCACCCTTTTCTCCATTTACATCAATGACATAGATAAAGCTGCTGGCAGCTCTCGGATCCAACTGTACTCAGATGACACCATTCTGTATTCAGTCGGCCCCTCCccacaagctgctgcagctgttcatCAACTCAGcctcacttcagtagagcagtccttccacaaccttcaccttcgcctcaactccagtaaaacaaagtgcatccttTTTAGTCGGAAAACTGGCGCTGACACCCTACCAATACTCACCTGCCTAGACGGCACGGCTTTGGATTATGTCAACTCCTATAAGTACCTGGGCATCTGGCTGGATTCATCTCTGTCATTCGTCACCAACATCGATAATCtccaagccaaaataaaagccagattAGCGTTTCTTTTCCGTAATAAAGCCTCTTTCACTCATGCAACCAAATGCACTTTAGTCAAATTGACTTTACTCCCAATTTTTGACTATGGcgacatcatttataaaatggcatCAAGCGCAGCCCTTAAAAAATTAGACACTCTCTACCACTCAGCCATACGCTTTGCCACAAACGCCCCTTTCCACACCCACCACTGTGATCTCTATAAATTGGTGGGCTGGCCCTCCCTTCACACTCGGCGACtccatcattggtttctttttatttacaagtcaatcttacacaagacacctttctatctctcatctcttctccacctcGCTCGCAGCACTTATCACACCAGGTCAAccgaatttattaagctcatcATTCCCAAAACCGCCACTGTTTTCGGCCTTAACGCCTTCCACTTTGCCACTGCAAATGACTGGAatacactgcagaacactctcaaacttccatctctgatatctgtttctctgtttagacagagacttcaacagattattgtagatacttgttcctgctgacaATGCTGACTCTCCCTTAGCTACAAACATTTCtccactactttttctttcacatagaTCTGTCTTATATACTGTGTTCTACTccctttccccctttcatttttatatatttgtacttgcTCTgcgcttttttttaatttgtattgtattgttgcattgtggtcctgtgtatgcacagttgtatgtttgtatgtatgtatattttttattcctgctggggcctcttggccaggtcatgtttgtaaatgagaactggttctcaaacattttttttacctggttaaataaaggttaaataaaaaataaaaaaataaacagctcaTGCTTCGTtatataaaacagcaaaagtgaGCATCCTGGATTTCATTGATCTCGGTCTTTGTCTAAAGCTAGAGAAAACTTTACCATTCTCCAGAGCTAAATGTCATCCATACATTTGCTGTGATACATTCTGTTTCTGTAATTTCCTGCATTGTCAAACATGTCTATTTTGTAGTTGTTGTTAATGATGTTTGTTTATCTTGTATTTTGCAGTTATCTACACTTGTTATTGATGATAGGGTGTCTTGTGGGCTGTTGTGCTGTTAAAGTGGACGGTTGAGTTGACATGAGAATTGGGTGCAAGACCCTTTTCGTTCTGATTGTAATCTATCAAATCTGAAATCGAATCAAGATATAATCAGAATTGATCAATGAGTTTGATCAATGAGTAAATGgagtgattatttaattttctgagGGGGAAATGCCacaaagcagtaaaaaaaaacaacaaaaaacaaaaacaagaacagtaTTTTAGAGGACAAATTTTAGAAAATActtgttatttttgttaaaatctcagtatttgttttgttttctgctgtagGCTTCAGCTGGTTTATAATATatccatttttgtttgtattggtGTTTTATAACCGTGTTTGCTGGCAGGAAGAGTGGCGATCACCCTGCACAtatggagggaaggagggaaTCAGAAAGCCGGCTTCCATTGTCGACATGCCCTTGGACAAGACGTTGCCTCCTGATGCGTCTATTGGGATATGAATACGAGTGATAGTAAAAAGCACTTAGTATGAAAAATAGAACTACTGGATGAATGACTGgctgaatgtgacatgtagtgtgaAGGGTCAACATGACTAGTGCTACCAGCTGTCTCGGAATTCCGAGCTGCCGAGCATGTGACGTCATTACCAGGAAGCGGCGTCCCAGCTGCACAAACTCGGAAAAAACTCCAAAACAGCCAATTTGTATCTACAAATGCCATATAAAAAGTAGAAGTGCTCAAACCCActgtaaaaatgtgcaccatGAGAACACCAGCTGATTTTGTTGATCATGATTAATACACTACACGAACAAATCCACCTTAACAACGTATCGATAACGAGAACTCACGTGCTGTTTACACTGGAAACGTAATGGACACTATTATAACGtatttaataaagacaacaatggacTACAAGTGGTACTGAGCGCAGCCATCTTTAACTCTGGAACCTCGGGTGTGTTTCGCTGCTCGGAAAAACGAAATCACTTAATCATTTCCGGCAAAAATTCCTCGAAATTCCGAGTGTCGAGGAAATCTGGGACGCACCGTCCATTTACCGTTCAGACACCCTCAATGGTGCAGCCAATTATCTTCATAAAGACAAAGATCCCCATTCTTCCACAGACTTGTGCACTTCTACTGGACGTTCAGTGAGAATGCAGAGGCAGTCTAACGGTGTGCTTTTCAGagttctgtttattttgcatGGTTAAATAGTCCagcttttaatgcattttaacctaaaagttttatatatatataaaataactcTTTGGAGTATTTCTCATTCACCCATACAGCCCTGCATAATATAAAATTCCATTTgataaatgctgcattttttttcctgctataAGTTTGGGCAATGATCCAACGTTTTGAAGACGACATTTAGATACTTGATTAGCTGTTGCTCTCTTTTATAAGATTATTGAATTCATGGCACATTTGGTTTGATACAGACATATACAGTACTTAGGATTTATTTTCAAGCAGAAAGTGAGATCAGTTGAGATGATACAGAAGATGTTTTCAGTGGTCACATTGAAAGTGAGAACTGGACCCTCCTTTTTCTGGCTGTGAAAACCAAGAACCAATAAAGAGAACAATGATCAGTGGGGCCACAGATTGCTGTCAAAGCAGGGGTCTTGGTCACAATGTTTGCTCCTAGTAGTCTCATTAACTTGGTATTTGTGCACAGTGATAAGTGTTTGAAGGAAACTTGGACTGTCTTCCCATTGGGTACAGCTGCTGCAAGGAGAAACAGACAGAACTGGACCACCAGCTGCTCCTCTGTCACCAGTATTGGATAAATTCACTGTGACGAGGCTTTTTTCTATGGTTTAATTTCCAGGATCTGAATTGTTCACGTACTAAAACTGATGAAAGACAATGTTGCTGTTGAGTGGACGCATGACAACCTCAAAATATTCTCCCATGTTGAGTTCCTGAAGGAGTTGGTGCGCCCTCCTGTGATAATGAACAGGAACTGATCATCACAGTGCAGGGTCGGAAGGCAGGGTTAAGGTGTGGGTGTGAGCGACGTGACGCATGCATCTTTCACATTAAATAGCGGAGCAGGCAAGAACAGGTAAATCTCACTTTTAAAGCTCTCGCTGGAGAAAATGGAGACAGATAAGAGGAGCACTATTCTTAGAGAGGGGTTCCTGGTGAAGAGGGTAagatgattttttaaaacaaatacttgATCCCTGAATTACATATTACATTTCTTTAACAGAGAATACAGCATTtagatgattttaaaaataattttcacagGGTCATGTTGTTCACAACTGGAAGGCACGCTGGTTTGTGCTAACACCAGACCAGTTGCTGTACTACAAATACGAAGGAGGGAAAAGGGACTCATGTCAGCGAGGGAAAATCCTGCTGAAGGACTGCACAATAACTTCTCCTTTTCTAGAGCATGAAAATCGTCCAGTAagttaaaaaggttttttatAGAGTTCATCCTAAAACATCTTGAAACAACAGCATTTTGggtatgttttcatttataaaagaaaatggctATTTACTGAAATGAAAAGGCCATAATAAATGTGTCTATAAGgcaaacacaaatattttattagacATACATGAAGACGCAGATTTGAATTTCCTTATATGGAAGCAGCACTTTCAGGTCAGCGTTTTCcttcgtgtttttttttatcagtagaAGGtagtaaaaatgtgtaaaagttGATCTTCCACACCTCACTTGACAACAACATTTATTTCCTCaggtttctgttttattctagCCTGATCTCTGTTATCTGCCTCACTTTGAGGAGCAGTTTGTCAACATCAATCTCTTTCCCGTGCTTTTCAATAGTTGGTGTTCAAGCTCCAGACTCAGCATGGGGTGGATCATTTTTTGGAAGCTTGCTCCAGGGAAGAGAGAGATGAGTGGGCTGCTGATATCACGGCTGCTATCAACAAGCTGCAGGTGACTGATGGTGCGATGACACACCAGAAAGATCCTGCTAAATCTCAGTTGCACCACATCAACCTGAGGTaatcccctttttttctttttcacccaAAGACCTGTTTTCACTGTCTCAGACTGTTTGTTTGAGGCTTTCTCACATATTTTTCTTCGCTCTCTCTTGCAGCAAAGTTATGGACTCCATGTATGACGTCCACAGCGGCATCAAGTTGAGCAACCACATGGAGCAGGGCAGCACCTACAGCAACTGCTTCTCAGGTGAAACGTCTCCTTTATTCCACATTGAAGCAAATGCCTGACTTGCTATCGCATGCTATTTgctattacacattttaaaataattcatatctaacaaataaagacacaaaattGTATTTTAGCTATTTTTGTGTGGTTGAAACTTCCTGTACTGATGTTGTTAATCTAATGATTTTATAATGCAGCAAGTAAATCGACAGATTAGATCATAAAGTCATCaactttattcttttgtttccagttttgtatttttgctaTAGttactttcttctctttttgtgtctttctAATTGTAATtatgatttatgttttatttgtcttattttggacatttctgtttcttgtggctgtgttttggtttctttgcttttgtgCTTGTATGTCACGGTTTTGTACAATTGTGttcattttctaattttttctgGTCATTCTGTGCCACCTTGAGAAGTTATTTTTGATCTTATGATGCCAATTAAATCTCATCTGCATTGATATAGACACTGAAATATCTTTTTTCACTTATAATGCCAGGGGCTTCTGGATCAGCCCCCTTGTGGGCTCTGTAATCTACCTCTGTGTCTGTTATCTTAACATATATGATGTCCCTGTAGGTTCTGCAGTGGTGGACTGGCTGGTGTTCATGCAGCTGGCTCTGACCCGTGTGGAGGCGGTGACGTTGGCCTCTGCTCTGCTGGAGGAAGGCTTCCTGCGTACAGTTGGCATGAAGAGTGTCGAAGCCCTTCGCACTGCTGCCCTAAGCGAGCAGTTCATGGATGACTCCACTGCACTGTACAGCTTTGTATGTTGCATTCAGTTTGACATGTTAATACATGTTGCACCTTTTGGAATAGATACTGTAAACACTATGCACAAAGTGAATGTGCTCATGTATTTATCAgcttatttgattaatttacaaGCTATTTGCTCTCACTCTCAGCCTGAAAGTTTAAAGAAGAGAGGCAGTGTGAAAGCAGAGAGGTCTCTGTCTGCAGTGGAACTGAGTGGGAAAGTTGTAAAAAGAGGATATCTGCTCAAACAGGTAAACATTGAATCAGGTCTGTGTTAAAATCCTGAAAAGTAATTTAGATGAGACACTCATTTGGCTTCCATTCTAAAAGGACATAAGTTATAACCACATATAGAGTAGACTGATCAGCTTATTAACATTTGTAtgtgtaaaatatattattagaGTTTACATGAAAGGTGATTGACAAAAACTTTaacaaaacatgattaaaaaaagatatttgtgAAAACTAATTTGACTGCTAAAACATCAACTGCAGAGAGAGGATTCTCACAACCAATAAATCTCTGATAAAGTTGTTCTTTACAACTGTGAGTGCTGCATTTAAGTCTTTGAGGACTTTTCAGTTTCTCATGGCTTAACTCTTGGCTAATCTTTAAACAGGGACACAGACGGAAAAACTGGAAGGTGCGACTGTTCGTGTTGCGTTCAGAGCCTGCTTTTCTTCACTATTATGACCCAACAAAGGTGAGCACATggtaaacatgaaaacacatcaCAAACTGACTGAGTCAAAGcccaaacaaaacatttttttcctattaGCTCACATTGTGACTCTGAGGTTGTCATTACTCACAATTAGCTCGTAATTACTTGCAATGCCTCCACATATTTGACTCTGTCTGTTTTGGTCTTGCATCAGGATGACATAAACCCTGTTGGTGGCTTCTCACTGCGAAGTTGTTTGGTATCGTCATTGGATGACAATGGAGTTCCCTCAGGTGAGAAACATAAACTTCAGTGACTTCTAGAAAACTTCTTCATGTTAGACTTTTAAACCTACTGTATTTGACTGTAATAATGCAGGATACCATAATGTTTCAGCTTTTCGTttctatgtatttttaaattaaatttattataaatagaGAATGGGGCTGTTA comes from Melanotaenia boesemani isolate fMelBoe1 chromosome 20, fMelBoe1.pri, whole genome shotgun sequence and encodes:
- the plek2 gene encoding pleckstrin-2, whose protein sequence is METDKRSTILREGFLVKRGHVVHNWKARWFVLTPDQLLYYKYEGGKRDSCQRGKILLKDCTITSPFLEHENRPLVFKLQTQHGVDHFLEACSREERDEWAADITAAINKLQVTDGAMTHQKDPAKSQLHHINLSKVMDSMYDVHSGIKLSNHMEQGSTYSNCFSGSAVVDWLVFMQLALTRVEAVTLASALLEEGFLRTVGMKSVEALRTAALSEQFMDDSTALYSFPESLKKRGSVKAERSLSAVELSGKVVKRGYLLKQGHRRKNWKVRLFVLRSEPAFLHYYDPTKDDINPVGGFSLRSCLVSSLDDNGVPSGVKGNIQGNLFKIITQSDTRYFIQAPSHQEKMDWIDAIREQT